One genomic segment of Trichoplusia ni isolate ovarian cell line Hi5 chromosome 5, tn1, whole genome shotgun sequence includes these proteins:
- the LOC113494036 gene encoding glycine-rich cell wall structural protein-like: MRAFMVLACVALAYGRPEPPVGYSYSAPSTRYSSASSGGHRTVSVGGHSGGISLGGGHSSGGHSFGGGHSGGGLSFGGGHSSGGLSFGGGHSSGGISLGGGSIGGGSIGGGFGGDDSGYAGGYSGAPLVQKHIYVHVPPPEPVEQRLPRISEVAPPQKHYKIIFIKAPTPPTPTAPIIPVQPQNEEKTLVYVLVKKPEEQPDIVIPTPAPTQPSKPEVYFIKYQTQKEGGIGGGSLGGGAIGGGAGIGGGAIGGGISGGDLGGLSLGGGSSIGGGISGGDGGHGGAEISADFGASGGDDSGAEAHSGATSSQYGPPGHVAGPLH, translated from the coding sequence GTACTCGCCTGCGTGGCGCTGGCGTACGGCCGCCCCGAGCCCCCAGTAGGCTACAGCTACTCGGCCCCGAGCACGAGATACTCGTCAGCCTCCAGTGGTGGCCATAGAACCGTGTCGGTCGGTGGACACTCTGGCGGCATCTCCCTCGGCGGAGGACACTCAAGCGGTGGACACTCCTTCGGCGGCGGTCACTCCGGTGGCGGCCTCTCCTTCGGCGGTGGACACTCCTCTGGCGGACTCTCTTTCGGTGGCGGACACTCATCTGGCGGAATCTCCCTCGGAGGCGGCAGCATCGGCGGCGGTAGCATTGGTGGAGGATTCGGAGGCGATGACAGCGGATACGCTGGTGGATACTCTGGCGCTCCTCTTGTGCAGAAACACATCTACGTCCACGTGCCCCCTCCAGAACCCGTTGAGCAGAGACTGCCCCGCATCTCTGAAGTCGCTCCTCCCCAGAAGCACTACAAGATCATCTTCATCAAGGCCCCGACTCCTCCCACCCCCACCGCCCCCATCATCCCCGTCCAGCCTCAGAACGAAGAGAAGACCCTCGTCTACGTTTTGGTTAAGAAGCCCGAAGAGCAGCCCGACATTGTCATCCCCACCCCAGCGCCTACTCAGCCCTCAAAGCCCGAAGTTTACTTCATCAAGTACCAGACCCAGAAGGAGGGTGGTATCGGCGGTGGTTCTCTCGGCGGTGGTGCCATCGGTGGCGGGGCCGGCATTGGCGGCGGTGCTATCGGCGGTGGTATCAGCGGTGGTGACTTGGGTGGCCTCTCTCTCGGCGGCGGATCTAGCATCGGTGGTGGTATCAGCGGCGGTGACGGCGGTCACGGTGGAGCCGAAATCAGCGCTGACTTTGGTGCCAGCGGTGGTGACGATAGCGGAGCTGAGGCCCACAGTGGCGCTACCAGCAGCCAGTACGGACCCCCCGGACATGTTGCGGGACCTCTCCACTAA